In Syngnathoides biaculeatus isolate LvHL_M chromosome 5, ASM1980259v1, whole genome shotgun sequence, the following are encoded in one genomic region:
- the mal2 gene encoding protein MAL2, with protein sequence MSEPATNPAATSFSAPTISLPLGLEVLRTYSGALFCFEIFFGGLVWILVASSNVPVPLLQGWVMFVSVTAFFLSSTYLLLLLTGLADRIRIDWNFTDVFYHFIALLFYFAAFVLEAAATAANGGAVIAPLPNSTGTVMCIHYPRGNVFTVLTANQYSINVVATIFAFVVTLCYGCSLVMAFKRWRI encoded by the exons ATGTCGGAGCCGGCCACAAACCCCGCTGCCACCTCTTTCTCAGCACCCACAATTTCCTTGCCTTTGGGACTGGAAGTGTTGAGGACTTACTCTGGTGCTCTTTTCTGCTTTGAAATA ttttttggtGGGTTAGTATGGATCCTGGTGGCTTCCTCCAATGTGCCGGTCCCTCTGCTGCAAGGCTGGGTGATGTTCGTGTCGGTCACCgccttcttcctctcctccacgtacctcctcctcctcctcaccggCCTGGCCGACCGCATCAGAATTGACTGGAATTTTACG GAtgttttttaccattttatagCTCTGCTTTTCTATTTTGCCGCCTTCGTgctggaggcggcggcgacggcggccaACGGGGGAGCCGTCATCGCGCCCCTACCCAACAGCACCGGGACTGTAATGTGCATACACTACCCGCGGGGAAATGTATTCACTGTGCTGACCGCCAACCAGTACAGTATCAACGTCGTCGCGACG ATATTCGCATTCGTGGTGACGCTTTGCTACGGCTGCAGTTTGGTGATGGCCTTCAAGAGATGGAGAATCTAA
- the LOC133501264 gene encoding C-type lectin domain family 4 member M-like: MSVNFNRKSSVIRGDGLELIESKSERGQRFPKSAWWIGAVAVCLGLLYLLLLVVIIAMVGRYMGPSPLKDAGELPVGLTRCPNLTSQCFQLQGRYTTMLESNKQLETKLCSLTKEKDTVKSERDRLQNERDTLQNQRDILENERNALHDECDTLKNERDVLHVERDALKNEQGTLRAELDNLQNEQEVLKHERDTLQSEQGAQKNEEEKLKSERDTLKNEKENLQRERDTLQIDHEVFKSERDILQNDKNILLKAQTVLKNERDTLKNEKDALQKEQESLKSERDTLKNEKNTLQKERDGLRAERDTLRDERDQLKLASANLTKELEELQSRYSTALANRDRLEEEGQGLNQNRTEKICPLDWVKFKEKCYYISEKGETKPWQMSRKDCQDRGADLVVITSKEEEEFVTRYYDQIWIGLSDLEREGKWKWVNGQALDTDEFWQFGEPNNDRGTEDCAEVSRSGRGWNDNSCRTTLSWVCED; the protein is encoded by the exons ATGTCTGTGAATTTTAACCGCAAGTCAAGCGTGATTCGGGGAGATGGTTTGGAATTAATAGAGTCTAAATCAGAACGTGGACAGAGATTTCCAAAATCAG CGTGGTGGATTGGAGCTGTTGCAGTGTGCCTGGGGCTGCTCTACCTTCTCCTACTGGTTGTCATTATAGCCATGGTGGGCCGTT ACATGGGACCGAGCCCTCTAAAAGACGCTGGAGAATTGCCCGTCGGTCTCACCAGGTGTCCCAATCTGACTTCGCAATGTTTCCAGTTACAGGGCAGATACACCACCATGTTGGAAAGCAACAAGCAGTTAGAGACCAAGCTGTGCTCTCTGACTAAGGAGAAGGACACCGTCAAGTCGGAGCGAGACCGCCTCCAAAACGAACGGGACACGCTTCAGAACCAGCGAGACATTCTTGAAAACGAGCGCAACGCCCTCCACGATGAATGCGACACCCTCAAAAACGAACGAGACGTTCTCCACGTTGAACGGGACGCTCTCAAAAATGAGCAAGGTACTTTAAGAGCTGAACTAGACAACCTGCAAAATGAGCAGGAGGTCCTGAAACATGAGCGGGACACCCTCCAATCTGAACAAGGCGCACAGAAAAACGAGGAGGAGAAACTCAAAAGTGAGCGGGACACCCTCAAGAATGAGAAAGAGAACCTCCAACGTGAGAGGGACACCCTTCAAATTGACCACGAAGTTTTCAAAAGCGAGCGAGACATTCTacagaatgacaaaaacattctcCTAAAGGCGCAGACGGTTCTCAAAAATGAGCGAGACACCCTCAAAAATGAGAAAGACGCCCTCCAAAAGGAGCAAGAATCTCTCAAAAGTGAGCGGGACACCTTgaagaatgaaaaaaacacCCTGCAAAAGGAGCGCGACGGCCTCAGAGCAGAGCGCGATACCCTTAGAGATGAGCGAGACCAACTGAAGTTGGCGTCCGCTAACCTGACcaaagagctggaagagctgcaGAGCCGATACAGCACAGCGCTTGCGAATCGAGACCGCTTAGAGGAGGAGGGTCAAGGGTTAAATCAGAACAGAACAG AAAAAATTTGCCCTCTGGATTGGGTCAAATTCAAGGAGAAATGCTACTACATCTCCGAGAAAGGCGAAACGAAGCCATGGCAAATGAGCAGAAAAGACTGCCAAGACAGAGGAGCCGACCTGGTTGTTATCACCtcgaaggaggaggaggagtttgTCACCAGATATTACGACCAAATATGGATTGGCTTGTCTGACTTGGAGCGCGAGGGCAAGTGGAAGTGGGTGAACGGCCAAGCGCTGGACACGGATGAATTCTGGCAGTTTGGGGAGCCAAACAACGACAGAGGGACCGAGGACTGTGCGGAAGTATCTCGTTCGGGGAGGGGATGGAATGACAACAGTTGTCGTACGACTCTCTCTTGGGTTTGTGAGGATTAA